In Mytilus edulis chromosome 4, xbMytEdul2.2, whole genome shotgun sequence, the following proteins share a genomic window:
- the LOC139520072 gene encoding uncharacterized protein, with product MKSAILFLTILVYSQGAPDNRGTEFIIAYMDNYLENFPLELFVTTSRTTTVDVQVTSPGWTNPSVNEQFSVIAGSVKQLFINLKLRLNGSVKEKKGILVTATDEIVIYGVNKQDYSNDAFLGLPIDVLAMEYYTVTYYPPYRRAQICVVGVEDSTTVSIKLSSCSNCGSVTYNGATYNKGNTLTLSLDRYDAIQLQSTGDLTGAHITANKKISVFSGNRKTKTGSGGSQDHLVEHLTPVDTWGKRFATVPTPMRTVGDYFKIIASEDSTSVTYKCNKNNAITTGSVSLSKAGDFQQLLIGSGKYCYFVADKAILLVQTVLSQQSSSEPSDPAMLIIPPVEQYAADYTFATPKYSKGSYDNYFMFVVDSSQKSGLRLDGSAFPSNTVYHNIPDTNLVGAYITVTEGSHTVRHTSVISVFGGFLYGRAHAETYGFTTGMRMAGINTVCVPSTTVVGDGIDNDCDGLIDEEICTTANQNNDDDGDGVSDEDCATPAPIDGEWAAWGSLGSCSITCKDYGTSQTGTATRTRTCTNPAPQYDGLQCVGSGSESQSCTSTTYCPINGGFSSWSSWGQCSVTCATGTQTRSRTCTNPATQYNGLTCSGSYSDSKTCTLSPCPIDGDWTNWSSWATCTVSCGGGSKGRSRTCTDPTPAHGGSDCSGDGSETETCNTQVCVIDGGWGSWSAYGSCSVTCGGGKSSRSKVCNNPAPRNGGLDCSGSSSEYGDCNTQACPTAGVGQYVQMCPSGYFTCETGSTKCIDGSKACDCDESPATGNCDDGSDETTSYAGCSAQVLLTCPNGSERTAAASVILLLLVMGYLRIFI from the exons GTGCCCCTGACAATAGAGGCACGGAATTCATCATAGCTTATATGGACAACTATCTAGAAAACTTTCCACTTGAACTCTTCGTCACGACTTCTCGTACTACAACTGTAGATGTACAGGTCACATCACCTGGTTGGACAAATCCCTCTGTGAATGAGCAATTTTCAGTCATAGCTGGATCTGTAAAACAGTTATTTATAAACCTTAAGTTGCGTCTGAATGGATCGGTCAAGGAAAAGAAGGGTATTTTGGTGACAGCGACGGACGAAATTGTTATTTACGGTGTCAACAAACAAGACTATTCCAACGACGCATTTCTGGGCTTACCCATAGATGTTCTTGCTATGGAATATTACACAGTGACATATTATCCTCCATACAGAAGGGCTCAAATTTGTGTAGTTGGAGTAGAAGATTCAACAACTGTCTCCATTAAATTGTCATCTTGTTCTAATTGCGGATCGGTCACCTACAACGGCGCCACTTACAACAAGGGAAACACTCTCACACTTAGTTTGGACAGATATGACGCCATACAATTACAGAGCACTGGCGATCTCACTGGGGCACACATCACAGCCAATAAGAAAATTTCTGTTTTCAGCGGAAACAGGAAGACAAAAACTGGTTCCGGCGGAAGTCAAGATCATTTGGTGGAGCATTTAACACCAGTTGACACTTGGGGAAAGAGATTCGCAACTGTTCCAACTCCAATGAGAACTGTTGGTGACTACTTCAAAATCATAGCAAGTGAAGATAGCACCAGCGTTACTTACAAATGCAACAAAAATAATGCCATTACAACGGGAAGTGTTTCTCTTAGTAAGGCAGGAGATTTCCAGCAGCTACTCATAGGATCAGGAAAATATTGTTATTTCGTTGCTGACAAAGCCATACTCTTGGTACAGACTGTTCTGAGTCAACAGAGCAGCAGTGAACCATCAGACCCTGCTATGCTCATCATACCACCTGTCGAGCAGTATGCAGCAGATTACACTTTTGCAACACCAAAATATTCAAAAGGTTCCTATGACAACTACTTTATGTTCGTCGTAGATTCCTCACAGAAATCCGGATTGAGGTTAGATGGGTCTGCTTTCCCAAGCAACACAGTTTATCATAATATACCTGATACAAATTTAGTGGGAGCTTACATAACTGTAACAGAAGGATCCCACACAGTTCGTCACACTTCAGTGATATCCGTATTTGGAGGATTTCTGTATGGCAGAGCTCATGCAGAAACATACGGGTTTACAACCGGAATGCGCATGGCTGGTATAAACACT GTGTGTGTACCAAGTACAACTGTTGTTGGAGATGGTATTGATAACGATTGTGATGGATTGATTGACGAGGAAATTTGTACTACAGCCAATCAGAACAATG ATGATGACGGTGATGGTGTGTCAGATGAAGATTGTGCAACACCGGCACCGA TTGACGGAGAGTGGGCAGCCTGGGGTAGCTTAGGAAGTTGTTCTATTACTTGCAAAGATTATGGAACCAGTCAAACTGGAACCGCGACTAGAACAAGAACTTGTACAAATCCAGCACCTCAATATGACGGACTGCAGTGTGTCGGCAGTGGATCAGAAAGTCAGTCTTGTACATCAACCACATACTGCCCAA TAAATGGTGGATTTAGTAGCTGGTCCTCTTGGGGACAATGCTCAGTGACATGCGCAACTGGAACGCAGACAAGGTCCAGAACATGTACCAACCCAGCAACCCAGTATAACGGTCTGACTTGCAGTGGTTCATATTCCGATTCAAAAACGTGTACACTAAGTCCTTGTCCAA TCGATGGTGACTGGACAAATTGGTCGTCGTGGGCTACATGTACAGTTTCATGTGGCGGGGGATCAAAGGGACGATCAAGGACATGCACAGATCCAACTCCAGCACATGGCGGAAGCGATTGTTCAGGAGATGGTTCAGAAACTGAAACATGCAATACACAGGTTTGCGTTA TTGATGGAGGATGGGGATCTTGGTCCGCATACGGTTCCTGTTCTGTGACCTGTGGAGGAGGGAAATCATCCCGTTCGAAAGTGTGTAATAATCCAGCACCTCGAAATGGCGGACTAGACTGTTCCGGTTCATCGAGTGAATATGGCGATTGTAACACACAAGCATGTCCAACGGCAGGAGTTGGTCaatatgttcag ATGTGCCCTTCTGGATATTTTACTTGTGAGACAGGAAGCACAAAATGTATTGATGGTTCTAAGGCATGTGATTGTGACGAGAGTCCTGCCACTGGTAATTGTGATGATGGGTCCGACGAAACAACTAGTTATGCTGGATGCAGTGCACAAGTACTATTAACATGTCCAAATGGTTCCGAAC gtACAGCAGCTGCATCAGTTATCTTGTTGCTACTGGTTATGGGATATTTAAGAATTTTTATTTGA